One Pseudomonadota bacterium DNA segment encodes these proteins:
- the rlmB gene encoding 23S rRNA (guanosine(2251)-2'-O)-methyltransferase RlmB: MSGTEIIYGANPVIEALRSGLRRCHEVMISLGRKESMAAKVAGEADARRVQVSHLAKQELSRLCGTDRHQGLAARVDRYPYAELIPSISRAIEDPRKAFILALDGVADPQNLGSLIRTAHLMGVHCLILPRDNAAGITPSVVKASAGATEYLPIVQVTNLARTIEYLKESGVWVTGVEGGSEKSIYDSNFKGLNVALVLGSEGAGIRRLVRKLCDFLIFIPMEGKISSYNVSVAGALAMGEVARQRR; this comes from the coding sequence ATGTCCGGGACTGAGATCATCTACGGGGCGAATCCGGTGATTGAGGCGCTGCGCTCGGGGCTGAGGCGCTGCCACGAGGTGATGATCTCGCTCGGCCGAAAGGAGTCGATGGCCGCGAAGGTGGCCGGGGAGGCAGATGCGCGGAGGGTTCAAGTCAGCCATCTTGCGAAGCAGGAGCTCAGCCGCCTGTGCGGGACCGACAGGCACCAGGGGCTGGCCGCTCGAGTGGACCGCTATCCGTATGCGGAGCTCATCCCCTCGATAAGCAGGGCGATCGAGGACCCGAGAAAGGCCTTCATCCTCGCGCTCGACGGGGTCGCGGACCCGCAGAACCTCGGTTCCCTCATCAGGACCGCCCATCTCATGGGGGTGCACTGCCTCATACTGCCGCGCGACAATGCGGCCGGCATAACGCCCAGCGTGGTGAAGGCCTCGGCCGGGGCCACCGAGTATCTGCCCATCGTCCAGGTCACAAATCTCGCGAGGACGATAGAGTACCTCAAGGAGTCCGGGGTCTGGGTGACAGGTGTGGAGGGCGGCTCGGAAAAATCAATATATGATAGTAATTTCAAAGGATTAAACGTAGCGCTCGTCCTTGGCTCAGAGGGGGCTGGGATAAGGCGCCTGGTGAGAAAACTCTGTGATTTTCTTATATTTATTCCCATGGAAGGGAAGATTTCGTCATATAACGTCTCTGTGGCCGGGGCCCTTGCCATGGGGGAGGTTGCAAGGCAAAGGCGTTAA